One genomic region from Candidatus Xiphinematobacter sp. encodes:
- a CDS encoding 50S ribosomal protein L25, translating to MIKQLVLSATPRGERGRNAVRRVRARGGVPAVLYGANDGARAVEVECCEVERILAHAVGENLLVELRIASSNLSSSEGYEAVSRLSLIQEVQHHPVNGEVLHVDFRAVSATSKIEVEIPLEAVGEAKGVKAGGGLFEQSLRVLLVECLPQHLPEIIQVDVTALDIGDTYHVRDVVLPEGVRSITDSELAVFRVSEPVVPQTSEPTPSPELVTKEKGRGLL from the coding sequence ATGATTAAGCAACTTGTGCTTTCAGCAACTCCGCGAGGAGAGCGTGGTAGGAACGCGGTGAGAAGGGTACGTGCCCGCGGGGGTGTACCGGCGGTTCTCTATGGTGCGAACGATGGGGCACGTGCCGTGGAGGTTGAGTGTTGTGAGGTTGAGCGAATTCTCGCTCACGCTGTGGGGGAAAACCTTCTGGTGGAGCTCCGGATTGCTAGCAGCAATCTAAGCTCGAGCGAGGGCTATGAGGCAGTTAGCCGGCTTTCCCTGATTCAAGAGGTTCAGCACCATCCTGTTAACGGGGAGGTTTTGCATGTAGACTTCCGGGCCGTCTCTGCTACTTCAAAAATTGAAGTTGAAATTCCCTTAGAAGCTGTGGGAGAAGCTAAGGGAGTCAAGGCTGGTGGGGGTCTCTTCGAGCAGAGCTTGCGTGTCCTGTTGGTCGAGTGCCTTCCACAGCATCTCCCTGAAATTATCCAGGTAGATGTCACTGCGCTAGACATAGGAGACACCTATCATGTAAGGGACGTTGTACTTCCGGAGGGAGTGCGGTCTATAACAGACTCGGAGCTTGCCGTCTTTCGGGTTTCTGAGCCGGTAGTACCCCAAACGAGTGAACCCACCCCTTCTCCTGAATTGGTGACTAAGGAAAAAGGCCGAGGGCTTCTATAA
- a CDS encoding aminoacyl-tRNA hydrolase, which translates to MEKARLRLFVGLGNPVPAYGRTRHNVGSVTLDRFTSTKGLRFERSLSSSSEVAKDFLGRIFMKPLTYMNCSGYPVVTLLRFHKILPEEALIVLDDCTIPLGKLRIRKGGGSGGHNGLASILHCLSTEAIPRLRIGIGRATTGTRLAEYVLGTFSKKEKLAVDRAVARACDAIEMLGTSGIETAMNQFN; encoded by the coding sequence ATGGAAAAGGCCAGACTACGGCTTTTTGTTGGGCTTGGCAATCCGGTTCCTGCCTACGGCAGGACACGCCATAACGTTGGGTCTGTGACCCTCGACCGCTTTACAAGTACCAAGGGGTTGCGCTTCGAACGCAGCCTTAGTAGTAGCTCTGAGGTTGCCAAGGACTTTCTGGGGAGAATCTTTATGAAGCCGCTCACGTACATGAACTGCTCCGGTTATCCAGTGGTAACACTCTTGCGTTTTCACAAAATTTTGCCGGAGGAGGCCCTTATCGTCCTTGATGATTGCACTATTCCCCTCGGGAAGCTGAGAATCCGCAAGGGTGGAGGCTCCGGCGGCCACAATGGCCTGGCTTCTATTCTCCACTGCCTCTCCACGGAGGCAATCCCCAGACTCCGTATTGGAATTGGAAGAGCAACAACAGGGACCAGGCTCGCAGAATACGTCCTCGGCACTTTTTCGAAGAAGGAAAAGCTTGCAGTGGACCGCGCCGTTGCTCGCGCATGCGACGCCATCGAGATGCTGGGAACCTCTGGAATTGAGACCGCTATGAATCAGTTTAACTAA
- the rpsF gene encoding 30S ribosomal protein S6, with the protein MRKEKKNTSVNTRRYEGLFAIDTQGREEGSKEIIERIENALVAEGTSVLQVQRLEKHELAYEHKRLKTAYYVSFVFDANPSLIERLRQRFKLDEEIVLQQYCSTL; encoded by the coding sequence ATGCGCAAGGAAAAAAAGAACACATCTGTTAATACCCGTCGATATGAGGGCCTTTTTGCCATAGACACACAGGGTAGGGAGGAGGGAAGCAAGGAAATTATTGAGCGTATTGAGAATGCCCTGGTCGCTGAGGGTACGAGCGTCTTGCAAGTACAACGCCTTGAGAAGCATGAGCTTGCCTATGAACACAAGCGTCTGAAAACTGCCTACTACGTGAGTTTTGTATTTGATGCAAATCCCTCGCTTATTGAACGACTCCGCCAGAGGTTCAAACTGGATGAAGAGATCGTTCTACAACAGTACTGCTCTACCCTCTAA
- the ssb gene encoding single-stranded DNA-binding protein, with the protein MASVNKVILIGNITRDPEIKYIPKGTAVTDLGLAVNRRYNVEGVGKKEETAFIEVTFWGRQAEVANEYLKRGSTVYVEGRLQMDTWEDKQTGQKRSRLRVVAENFQLLWGRQGGHAPPQYLEGTSSLSSPPTSSLIKEEKEDDVPF; encoded by the coding sequence ATGGCTAGCGTTAACAAGGTTATTCTGATTGGCAATATCACCCGCGATCCTGAGATTAAATACATCCCTAAGGGGACTGCAGTTACCGATCTCGGGTTAGCTGTCAATCGACGTTACAATGTTGAGGGAGTCGGAAAGAAAGAAGAAACAGCTTTTATAGAAGTAACTTTTTGGGGAAGGCAGGCTGAAGTGGCCAATGAATACTTAAAGAGGGGAAGTACTGTTTATGTTGAAGGTCGCCTCCAGATGGATACCTGGGAAGATAAGCAGACAGGGCAAAAGCGGAGTCGCCTACGTGTGGTTGCCGAAAACTTTCAACTTCTTTGGGGGCGGCAAGGAGGACATGCTCCTCCACAGTATTTGGAGGGTACTTCTAGTCTTTCTAGTCCCCCTACATCCTCTCTCATAAAAGAGGAAAAGGAGGATGACGTGCCGTTTTGA
- the rplI gene encoding 50S ribosomal protein L9 produces the protein MASTRVILTESVGSLGVEGDIVRVRRGYARNFLFPRRKALELTSSSMRQLNHLRAKRSEREAQALASAKELGESISRLRLVFELGAGKEGRVFGSVTAKDIADRILSETQSVSLPRHAVSLEKPIKGSGDYKIQVKLHHQVTVYLNIFVKGKESNTQSEIIPVSPAESFVRGDDGIPK, from the coding sequence GTGGCAAGCACTAGAGTCATTCTTACTGAGAGCGTTGGCTCCCTCGGTGTGGAGGGGGATATAGTGAGGGTGCGTCGTGGTTATGCCCGGAATTTTCTTTTCCCACGCAGAAAGGCATTGGAGCTAACTTCCTCCTCCATGCGTCAGCTCAACCACCTTAGGGCCAAGCGCTCTGAGCGTGAGGCGCAGGCGCTCGCCTCTGCGAAAGAGCTTGGAGAGAGTATTAGTAGGCTCAGGCTTGTTTTTGAACTTGGGGCCGGGAAGGAGGGAAGGGTTTTTGGCTCCGTCACTGCCAAGGATATCGCGGATAGGATCCTTAGTGAAACTCAGTCTGTCTCACTTCCCAGGCATGCTGTTTCCCTGGAGAAGCCAATCAAGGGGAGTGGAGACTATAAAATACAGGTAAAGTTACACCACCAGGTGACTGTGTACCTAAACATCTTTGTGAAGGGTAAGGAAAGCAATACTCAGTCTGAAATAATCCCCGTTTCCCCTGCAGAAAGCTTCGTGAGAGGCGATGACGGGATCCCGAAATAG
- the dnaB gene encoding replicative DNA helicase: MQEGTHLPDIHRSLPQSMDAEKGVLCSILLAPEQILDCCIERINDKHFYHPAHRIVYQAMLELYKLSRPVEIIVLLQYLEDHQLLDRIGGETVLYDILTFVPTAANASYYLEIVQEKFLLRQMIFICTEMASRCYTEQGEIWTLLDELERRVLAIGEERYRSTFPQMKELVMAVVENIDRLYKNRGGITGLPTGFKKLDQITNGLHGGEMFVIAARPSMGKTALAMNIAEHVALEIGKAVGIFSLEMSSQQLVQRMLCSSARLDLQKLRDGFISGNALHILFAAADRLAKCKILIDDTTALSILEMRSKARRMRDAEGVELIVIDYLQLLRSSSRRGQENRQVEISEISYGIKALARELNIPIIVLAQLNRQPETREGGKPRLSDLRESGAIEQDADVVTLLVRPEVYDKGDRERSEDLRGRAELIIAKQRNGPIGEVELTFLKQFTRFETADFGREERS, encoded by the coding sequence ATGCAAGAGGGGACTCATCTTCCAGATATTCATAGAAGTCTTCCCCAAAGCATGGACGCCGAGAAAGGTGTGTTGTGCTCTATTCTCCTTGCCCCTGAGCAGATCTTGGACTGCTGTATCGAGCGCATTAACGACAAACATTTTTATCATCCAGCGCATAGGATCGTCTACCAAGCCATGCTGGAACTTTACAAGCTCTCTCGGCCGGTAGAAATTATTGTTCTCCTACAGTACCTAGAAGATCATCAGCTCCTAGATCGCATCGGTGGAGAAACTGTCCTTTACGATATCTTGACGTTTGTTCCAACGGCAGCGAATGCCAGCTACTACTTGGAGATTGTTCAGGAAAAATTTTTACTTCGCCAGATGATTTTTATCTGCACAGAAATGGCCTCGCGCTGCTACACCGAGCAGGGCGAAATATGGACTTTATTGGATGAATTAGAGAGACGAGTACTTGCTATTGGCGAGGAACGCTACCGCAGCACATTTCCACAGATGAAGGAATTGGTCATGGCAGTCGTTGAGAATATTGATAGACTCTACAAGAACCGTGGTGGCATTACTGGTTTGCCTACCGGATTTAAGAAATTAGATCAAATAACCAATGGTTTGCATGGGGGGGAAATGTTTGTGATAGCTGCTCGTCCATCCATGGGTAAAACGGCGCTTGCCATGAATATTGCGGAGCACGTTGCCTTGGAAATTGGGAAGGCCGTTGGTATCTTTAGCCTGGAAATGAGCAGCCAGCAGCTTGTCCAACGTATGCTTTGCTCTAGTGCTCGGCTGGATTTACAGAAACTCCGCGATGGGTTTATTTCCGGTAACGCTCTACATATCCTTTTTGCGGCTGCAGACAGACTAGCGAAGTGTAAGATTCTCATTGATGATACCACCGCACTGAGCATCTTGGAAATGCGCTCCAAGGCACGCCGCATGAGGGATGCTGAAGGAGTCGAACTTATCGTGATAGACTATTTACAGCTTCTTCGTTCTTCCTCGCGAAGAGGACAGGAGAACAGGCAAGTTGAGATCTCTGAGATCTCTTATGGGATTAAAGCTTTAGCCAGGGAACTCAATATCCCAATTATCGTACTTGCCCAGCTCAATCGCCAGCCTGAAACCCGTGAGGGGGGGAAGCCTCGCCTTTCTGACCTTCGTGAGTCAGGGGCGATTGAGCAGGACGCTGACGTGGTAACCCTTCTGGTGCGTCCAGAAGTTTACGATAAGGGGGATCGAGAGAGAAGCGAGGATCTACGTGGTAGGGCAGAACTTATCATCGCCAAGCAGAGAAATGGCCCAATTGGGGAAGTAGAGCTTACCTTCCTGAAGCAGTTCACACGCTTTGAAACCGCTGACTTCGGTCGGGAGGAAAGAAGCTAG
- a CDS encoding 4a-hydroxytetrahydrobiopterin dehydratase — protein sequence MFPRCLGETEIVPLLSGLPHWNYRSREISRIFQFTSFMQSIDFVNQVAKLSENACHHPEIFISWRKVTLTLSTHRVKGLTALDFDLAAEIDRLFANLPVGSRRES from the coding sequence ATGTTTCCTAGATGCCTTGGGGAAACAGAAATCGTCCCCCTTCTTTCTGGGCTGCCGCATTGGAATTATCGCTCGAGGGAGATCTCTCGCATCTTTCAATTTACTAGCTTTATGCAATCAATTGATTTCGTGAATCAGGTTGCCAAGTTATCGGAAAATGCTTGCCATCACCCGGAAATTTTTATCTCTTGGAGGAAGGTTACCCTTACGCTGAGTACCCACAGGGTGAAAGGACTGACTGCCTTGGACTTCGACCTGGCCGCCGAGATAGATCGTCTATTTGCTAACTTGCCGGTAGGCTCCCGTAGGGAGTCCTGA
- a CDS encoding redoxin domain-containing protein, whose translation MALPIGTLAPDFTLSCKSRDGLKRIRLSDQFANSNVVLLFVPMAFTPVCTGELCCVTQDLSIYSSLRAVVYGVSGDNPFAQEAWAQKEQIGVTLLSDYDHMVAKAYGVAYGSFLPEMGLGMSGVPKRSAFLIDRRGYIRHAESSDDPKQVPDFSKVRRALESLQ comes from the coding sequence ATGGCGCTACCTATCGGTACCTTGGCACCTGACTTTACGTTGAGCTGCAAAAGCCGGGACGGCTTGAAGCGCATCAGGCTCTCAGATCAGTTTGCCAACTCGAATGTTGTCTTGTTGTTTGTTCCCATGGCATTTACCCCCGTTTGTACGGGCGAGCTATGCTGTGTTACGCAGGATCTGTCAATCTATTCCTCCCTACGTGCGGTCGTCTACGGTGTTAGTGGAGACAATCCGTTTGCACAGGAGGCATGGGCCCAGAAGGAGCAAATTGGGGTTACCTTACTGAGCGATTATGATCACATGGTCGCTAAGGCATATGGAGTGGCCTACGGTAGTTTTCTGCCAGAGATGGGTCTTGGCATGAGTGGGGTGCCGAAGCGCTCGGCCTTTCTCATTGATCGTCGTGGGTATATTCGACATGCAGAGTCAAGCGATGACCCTAAGCAGGTGCCGGATTTTAGCAAGGTTCGTCGTGCGCTGGAGTCATTGCAATGA